The following nucleotide sequence is from Osmia lignaria lignaria isolate PbOS001 chromosome 16, iyOsmLign1, whole genome shotgun sequence.
TCAATCGCTGTAATATTCCTTAATTCTAAAACCGTACCCACCGCCCTTACCCACACAACGCACACCTGGGTTCGTTGATGAGCTCAGGCTAATAAGTAATGAATACGGGCAAAGAAATAATACACCTACCGTGTGAAGCTGAAAATCCTAAGCtaaaatgataaattagtaCATAGTAAAGCTAACGGGctaataaacattttaaatttgaaaataaattattgtgtAAAACATTCTTACGTTGAAACTATGTTTTCTTTGAACTGATGAGATTGAAATTGATTAGaagaataaaacattaaaaaatgattctatttgtaATACAAGACtccgataaaataaaaaattgcaattgaattaaataattattaaaataattttattaaaataattaaactgtATTTAATCatagctaaaaaaaaaaatatgtaaaaaaaaatcactCTACTTTAAGCAAAAACTTGAAGTATCTGTTAAATGGATCTATATCTGTTGgaaatgcaatttaataattaatacatgTAATACATCCTCGGTTGATTGCATGTCGAAGTAAATTGTCCAAgttacatcaaatgtacattcgaAAATGTTACTTCGACGTTAGAATCTAACCGCCGCGAAATGTCTTCTTGCTcataaaacatatttaaatcaacaatattttaatatactgcattgaaatattatagtatAGTCAATCTATTGTAGCAAATGTACGTAATATTTACTGCAtatgaaatatacaaattttgtatacattatcaaaatttaagtatcttttaattaaaaaaatattttaaaagttgtattttatttgtgaaatcggagggtcatccgacttctatcctacaaactattttttaaaaagagacaagaagaccctagcctgaactaagaaatacaacaatataaaaatgaaaaaagacatGAAAAATATGTAACATATTTCCATGAGTATACATCCACtcatgggtcactatgctcacttaaaataagaataaaatttgtaactCTTGGGGCTCACCCAACCGGTGACTGACTATTGAAAAGTAGCTGGAAGAAAGCACCCGTCGGATGGTCTCCTAAGTAGATTGATGATGTAGACTAGTGTAGTAGGTAGGATGTTGACATACAGGCACTAGTTGATAATTCGGCAATTAGAAGaacaataatattacatttgtgCCATTTTAAATTTACACAATAATTTACTGCaactacttaataataaaacttacctTTAACTGGACGAAGATTCATTTAATTGTTCCATTTCAAGCTTCTGATGTTTTATTCGAATGTGCTTCTGCAACAAAAAAGAACACAcaacaataatattacatttaagCCAATTTAAATTTACCGTAATAATTTACTGCaactatttaataataaaacttacctTTAATTTGAGGAAGATTCATTTAATAGTTTTATATGAGGCTTTTGATGTTTTATTGTAATGTACTTCTGCAACAAAAAAGAACACAcaacaataatattacatttaagCCAGTTTAAATGTACCGTAATAATTTACTGCaactatttaataataaaacttacctTTAATTTGAGCAAGATTCATTTAATAGCTTTATATGATGCTTTGGATCTTTTATTAGAATGTACTTCTGCAACAAAAAGGAACACACAACAATAATATTACACTTGAgctattttaaatttaccaTAACAATTTACTGcaaatacttaataataaaacttacctTTAATTTGAGGAAGATTCATTTAATAGTTTTATATCAGGCTTTTGATGTTTTATTGGAATGAACTTCTGCAACAAAAGAAAACACATTTtttcacatatatgtatacatcagTGGTACATCCTGTATATTTAACcacttaatatttcaaaaaatgtcCATATTcacaaaacaaaaatttttaaataaatattttttaattctttaacatTAATCAAATTTCCATGCCTATTATATTACTATACGTATTATTCATTGTATAAAAGTTAATTTTGAATTGAGATCATCAATAATCAACAAATACAAAAGCTTAAACACTGGTTAGAATAAGTGAGACATTTGAATTCCCCGCCAAAAAGTATTGAagattatcgacgccatattgaaataaaatcaagattacttttctcagtTTAAAACaccaaaatacaaaaaataaagtagaaaataaCATAAGATATCAATAGTACTTAAGAAATTAtcgatataaaagcagaataaatgagggaaataatattttaatgcacATTTATATCGGCAGAATAGTCAACCACGGGAAGATCAATTATATCaatttataacaattaattatggaaaaaatgtaacaaaaacatgaaaaaatgcaataatattcaagaaaatactgatataaagggaaaataattcagattctgctgttccaattccattttgaattcaCAACAAGAGCAACAAATTTCAACTGACGCATTTTTAAAGAAAACCTCGAATTGATGTAAAAATTCAGGAATCAAGACTTCTCCCCagctattctttttattttttgtacttgcaacacccgaaagacaatttaatttaatgtttgaagataatttaatcttacctgttacAGACACGTGCATAACGGACGAAGTGTCGAAGAGAAATGATGCACTGCGTCACAgatcgacgcactcgctcacacaaggacgtgtctgattggtcgaaatgagaggacgccaacatggcgcgaccaatcacagccattggtagaagtttcgtattacttcgaaactttaacactaatcgtaagggaaaggttcgttaaaaactatcgacgccatattgaaataaagttaaGATTACTTTGCTCAACTTTAAACGCCAAAATATAGGAAACAAAGTAGAAAGAACATAAGATTCTAacgaaatttaagaaattgtcgatgtaaaagcagaataaatgaaggaaatacttttttatttcgtatctatatcggcagaatagtcagaaatggaaaaatcaagtatcacgatttataacagtaaattatgagaaatatgtattgaaaacatgaaaaaatgcaataatgttaaagaaattattgatataaaggggaAATACTTCAGATTATGCTCTTCCAACTTCATTGTCGATTCACGGCAAGAGAGAAAATTTTACCTCTCGTATTTTTGAAGATAatgtcgaattaatgtcaaaaaacaaagagctagacttctccccagctattctttctattttttgtacttgcaacacccgaaagacaatttaatttaatgtttgaagataatttagcttacctgttgcagacacgtgcataaCGGACGAAGTGTCGAAGAGAAATGATGCACTGCGTCACAgatcgacgcactcgctcacacaaggacgtgtctgattggtcgaaatgagaggacgccaacatggcgcgaccaatcacagccattggtagaagtttcgtattacttcgaaactttaatactaatcgtaagggaaaggttcgttaaaaactatcgacgccatattgaaataaagttaagattacttttctcaactttaaacgCCAAAATATACGAAACAAAGTAGAAAGAACATAAGATACTAacgaaatttaagaaattgtcgatgtaaaagcagaataaatgaaggaaatatctttttatttgGTATCTATATCGGCAGAATAGTCAGAAATGGAAAAATCAAGTATCACAATTTATAACAGTAAATTATGAGAAATATGTattgaaaacatgaaaaaatgcaataatgttaaagaaattattgatataaaggaaaaataattcagattatgttcttccaacttcattgtcaattcacggcaagagcaaaaattttacctcacgtatttttgaagataatgtcgaattaatgtcaaaaaacaaagagctagacttcttttcggctattctttctcttttttgtattttcaacacccgaaagacaatttaatttaatgtttgaagataatttaatcttacctgttgcagacacgtgcataaCGGACGAAGTTTCGAAGAGAAATGATATACTGCGTcacaaatcgacgcactcgctcacacaaggacgtgtctgattggtcgaaatgacaggacgccaacatggcgcgaccaatcacagccattggtagaagtttcgaaactgtaatgctaatcgtaatGGAAACGTTCATACAATATATATCAGCGAAGAAATcgaataatgtacttttttcAGCAACACCCatcttgtattatattttatattattgtaattatgtaataaataaagggaAATATTGCTTCAATAACACTTTCCTATGGTGTGATtttgataagaaatatttaagaaCATATTATTTCAGATATAAATTTTGACACTTATGTGCAATGtatgtacaaaaattatatagaaaaattataatcaatcaaAAAAGCATAGAATTCTCACCAGCTAGTGAAAACATTATGGGAAATACTGAtggaagataaagaaaaattcaatcccCATAATAGTGGGTGGGGATTTTAGCTCGCAAATTGATAACCTCAATCAAGTATAGAAGAATTagtaacaaaaaaaataaatgtaacacaCAGCAGGAAAATATAAGATATTGCACTAAATTGTACAGGAAAATGCTATGACAAACAATAGAATAAATTGGCTTGATAATACTACATAGATATAATCACGGTTCAAGAAAAAGCAGgtatttgaataatattaatgaaaatttaatttatccatTCAGTAACTTCAGTAACAGTGACTGAAGtaccaataaaaactttcaataacaatataattgcaaAACTGAAAGTAGAAGCAAACGGATCTGTTGATTATGGATAATAATGCATAAAAAATAGGAGATAAGGCACAGATCAAGAAAAATAAACcaatgtttgattaaaaatgatacaaatcTTATAGGAAGATATAGAACAAATCAAAATTAACAACATTCTgcgtacacaaatagcaaatGGAAAAAGCTTCTCCTTACAAttaatcaatgaaatataatattgttataCCATGTTTTTCTTTGGCATCAAACTTATTTATAATACTATGTTATTAATACTGTGTTATTAATactattgtattaaatataacATAGATTTAGAGGAGGATAGGAAAGCTTGATATACTCTTGTACTATCTGCTTAGTGTATAATTGAAAACTGTATGTTATTTTAACAAATGCTGTCAATCGATATGAACAAATGAGTGATTATTCTGACTTTTTTGGCAGTGTAACACAGGattactgaaattttatttattttgcctaaaatgttgctttttttaaatttataattttccgCTGTCTCCtctattaatgtaatttatataaaatatctgtGCCTTATCATAAATATTAGAAGGTTACAGCTAATCATAAATAAACTGACATAAGTATGAACACTGTACTTACCCTTACATTTAAATAAAGCTTATGTTAAGCAAAACACATGAATATAATAaccataaaatataaatacagagaaataataatgtatctttattcttcaaccaaattattatgtaaaaaactGTTATACTGGGAccatatttttttcatattaataaaattgcattcATTGAGGacaatgaaatattcaaaaatcattctATTTTAAATGAGAGACTCTAATTTTGAacagtgtaataaaataattgatatttattcataaatactGATActattaatcataataataaaaaatgctgatatacatatgtagttgTTATGTAAAAACTACTTGCATTCTAATTATGTTATGTATTTCAGACTCtaatcaaagtatatttaattataaaaaagaagtagagttttttattcttttactcaCCAAACTAATAAGCAGATGTTGAATGGTAGTTGGATGGAAACACTCTGCTGATGATCTCAGTTGGTTGATATTGAGAGATGCTATATTAACaattctgtaattattaaagcAATAGCACTGTATTTACATTGACAAGGATTCATTTAATAGTATTTTATTTCCTCTCTAAATATAGttctgtaaaataaaagaacatGTTTTTGCAAACATGTGCTTCAATGATACATCATGTGTACTCgactaattaatatttcaaatcaacTACTCATATGTAAAAgaaattctttaataatttttttttaaatcattaatattaatcaaatttcCATGTCTATTATATTACTATACGTGTTATTCATTGTATAAAAGTTAATTTTGAATTGAGATCATCAATAATCAACAAATACGGAAACTTAAACACTGGTTAGAATAAGTGAGACATTTGAATTCCCCGCCAAAAAGTATTGAagattatcgacgccatattgaaataaaatcaagattacttttctcaatttAAAACaccaaaatacaaaaaataaagtagaaaataacataagatatcaatggtacttaagaaattatcgatataaaagcagaataaatgagggAAATAATATGTTAATGCACATTTATATCGGCAGAATAGTCAACCACGGGAAGATCAATTATATCaatttataacaattaattATGGAAAAAATGTAactaaaacatgaaaaaatgcaataatgttaaagaaattactgatataaaggcaaaataattcagattctgctgttccaatTCCATTCTGAATTCACAGCAAGAGCAACAAATTTCAACTGACGCATTTTTAAAGAAAACCTcgaattgatataaaaattcaggaatctagacttctccctagctattctttttattttttatacttgcaacacccgaaagacaatttaatttaatgtttgaagataatttaatcttacctgttgcagacacgtgcataaCGGACGAAGTGTCGAAGAGAAATGATGCACTGCGTCACAGATCGTCGCACTCGCTCACACAaggacgtgtctgattggtcgaaataagaggacgccaacatggcgcgaccaatcacagccattggtagaagtttcgTATTACTTCGAAAGTTTAATACTAATCataagggaaaggttcgttaaaaactatcgacgccatattgaaataaagttaagattacttttctcaactttaaacgccaaaatataggaaacaaagtagaaaaaacaTAAGATACTaatgaaatttaagaaattgtcgatgtaaaagcaaaataaatgaaggaaatatctttttatttgGTATCTATATCGGCAGAATAGTCAGAAATGGAAAAATCAAGTATCACAATTTATAACAGTAAATTATGAGAAATATGTattgaaaacatgaaaaaatgcaataatgttaaagaaattattgatataaaggggaAATAATTCAGATTATGCTCTTCCAACTTCATTGTCGATTCACGACAAGAGAAAAAATTTTACCTCTCGTATTTTTGAAGATAatgtcgaattaatgtcaaaaaacaaagagctagacttctcCCCAGCTATTCCTTCTATTTTGTGTACTtgcaacacccgaaagacaatttaatttaatgtttgaagataatttaatcttacctgttgcagacacgtgcataaCGGACGAGGTTTCGAAGAGAAATGATTGTACTGCGTCACAAATCGGCGCACTCGCTcaacgacgtgtctgattggtcgaaatgagggGACGCCAACATGGCgtgaccaatcacagccattggtagaagtttcgaaactgtaatgctaatcgtaatggaaacgttcatacaataaatatcaacgaaaaaatcgaataatgtacttttttagCAACACTTGTCTTGTATTATCTTTTATATTactgtaattatgtaataaatagagaggaatattattttaataacactTTGATCTATACTGATTCTGctaagaaatatttcataaagtattatttcaaatatggAGACACATTTATATGCAATCGTAGTACTTATAGTATCGATtacgaaaaaataattatatttatgtaaatattttatctctcGTCGGTGCAACGCTGTAGAATGTAGTTCCAGCCGTTTTTTATAGATGACGCTAGCGCTCCTTTGTTTATGGCGGCCGGTCGATAATGAAGAAAATGTCCATTAAGAAGAAATTGTCGACGCCGTCTTAATTAATCGCTTTGGCATTAAATTCTCCGAATTTCGTGTCGATAGACTTGTCCACGTTTGATGCAAGCGTCGAGGCCGCTTCACATACGCAAGCTGCAAATGATTATACTGTCGAGCGCAGAAAAATGAACTGCGCTCTGCGTATTAtgttggggtgtctgggacccccaaACATGTCTATATATGTTTCGGTAGCCACTATTCcatgtaaatttttatatttttaaaacataaatGGCTAAATATGAATACTTATACATTctgattttgaaaaaagaaagaaatattgaacATTATGTTACTCGCTTTTGTATTATTACAGAAATGATGATAATACGTTATGTGTAACAATTGCAAGAATTTTACTAGtatatgtacataaataaagtatttaatttCATCATAATAGCAGTAGTATTTTTTTTCAGTTATAAAATGccatgttttctttattttatttttgagaatataaaaagtagctgTATTTCATagttaatttggaaatttagaagtTAGCAAATTCTAGAAGAAAAATTGTCACGAACGGTTTACCTATGTAATAAAGGTTATATTTATGCTTTgtattacataaatatatagTTCATTTGAAAGAACGCGTATTTTAAATTCTCTGGAAATTGTTTCTATAAAATGGAGCAGGTatgttaaacaatattttatgttATCATGACTAAAAATTTGTTAGtgtaattgtttatttataggATTTGAAAACAAAAATTGATGAAGCTTGCCGTACAGCCGAGGAATTTACAAAACTCTATTATGAAAGTTTAGATAAACGAAGATATGTAAGTAATTTTAGATCATTTTAAACTTGAAAAACGATAAATGtgcataatttttatttacttttagtTAATATCAAGATTGTATTTGGACACTGCAACTTTAATATGGAATGGAAATGGTATTGAAGGCAAAGATAATATACAGAAATTTTGGACAGATTTACCACCCTCTGATCATAATGTTTTTGCCTTAGATGCTCAACCAATAACGGGTAAATATAATAAGGAGTCTTAAGTAttgcaattaaatttaaatatacttGGTTCTATTATTTGCTAAATAAGATTTGTGAAATGTGTTATTAGGTCCTGAGATGGCAGATCAACTGACATTTTTAGTAAAAGTTGGAGGACAAGTAAAATATgatgatagaacatcaaaacCATTTAATCAAAGTTTTTTGATTGCAGCAATGGGAGATAAATGGAAGATCGTAAGCGACTGTTTCCGAGTACAAGAAGTATtagaaaatgcaagttaaaggAATAGAATAATAGATttgttttgtaaaatatttacaaatcttTTTGATTCaatattcctttttatttctatcGTCGGTCTTATATCAATGTATAAagcgatattaaaattttcgtaTTAGTGAATCAGTACGTTGGTCGATCATTTAGGAGTAACTTTACACGAgaaaaaactaaaaataaatatagatataaaTACTTAGACATAAACGTTACTATGATACATATCGTATAAAACATCGATTTTATATCCTTTAACGGTTCATCAACTTAAACATTCACTGATAAATGAGATTGAGAGAAGTTCTACATATACAAGTTTTTGAATGAAACATTTGTCAATCTTTAGTTCATAATACAGCTtaataaagtttaaaaaatattatctatAATTACCCAAATTTTAAAGGAATTGTATATAACATTTCTCTATATACATTATCTGTATTCTATTTTATACTAActctaaaataaaacaaaattttatatttaaacataACATGCAATATAGATTATTAGAATTGTCTACTTATAGTAGATAAAACACAGTCTTTATAATGTATGAGCTTGTTATAATAAGAATCTGAAATAGTTAAAACGAATTATATATAATTAGGCTAAAAAATCCCTTAAAACATTAtatgtaaatgaaattgaaaccaGAATGTTATATATAATTCCTTGAAAATGATTACGTATTTACAGACaatgttttatcgttgaatacTTGACTTAACAAAGTAGGAATTCATAAAAAATTCCAGTCAAAAATCTGTACATCTAGGGCTTCTCGCAAAAATCCGTTCGTACGATCGCTCGTGTCGTTCTTCTCCCATCCGctccctctttttctctcttttttctttgaAGATAAAAGATAAGTCGATCGGTGTATCACAGGTACAAAcgatgtaaaatgaaattaggTGATCGGACCGAAAAGAGAGAAATTCCGGTTCGCGTAACTAGTGTGTCCTCAATCGATGTTCTCTAGTAGCCATAACATAGGCAGTGTTACAAGGAAAGATTGCTTGACGTGATTCTCGAGTGACATTTTCATTCTCGTTGCATATTTGATGGTTTTAAGTCATtgaataagagaaaaaaaaaagaaaaaaagatgtaGAACTCCGGAAACTTTC
It contains:
- the Nxt1 gene encoding NTF2-related export protein 1; the protein is MEQDLKTKIDEACRTAEEFTKLYYESLDKRRYLISRLYLDTATLIWNGNGIEGKDNIQKFWTDLPPSDHNVFALDAQPITGPEMADQLTFLVKVGGQVKYDDRTSKPFNQSFLIAAMGDKWKIVSDCFRVQEVLENAS